Proteins encoded together in one Rhizobium bangladeshense window:
- a CDS encoding RT0821/Lpp0805 family surface protein, which translates to MEVIAKSYRHTKGLRQRGSAFLVVGAAMLSLSGCVSGGMDFLSEAKVDRSVATGTVPQTPPSTDTLSDEMTVRNAVTSADVHKLEGQPLPWANASTGSAGVIETIVENNEAGQVCRQFRTTRHSYVGIAKFYGKTCLVGGGNWQLLSFHPES; encoded by the coding sequence GTGGAAGTCATAGCAAAGTCATATCGCCATACAAAGGGTCTGCGGCAACGCGGCAGCGCCTTCCTGGTCGTCGGCGCCGCAATGCTGTCGCTTTCGGGCTGTGTCTCCGGCGGCATGGATTTCTTGAGCGAAGCCAAGGTCGACCGGTCGGTGGCCACCGGCACCGTGCCTCAGACGCCACCGAGCACCGACACGCTTTCGGATGAAATGACGGTGCGCAACGCGGTGACCTCGGCCGATGTGCACAAGCTCGAAGGCCAGCCGCTTCCCTGGGCCAATGCGTCGACCGGCAGCGCCGGCGTCATCGAGACAATCGTCGAGAACAACGAGGCAGGCCAGGTCTGCCGGCAGTTCCGCACGACGCGGCACTCCTATGTCGGGATTGCCAAATTCTACGGCAAGACCTGCCTCGTCGGCGGCGGCAACTGGCAGCTGCTGAGCTTCCACCCGGAAAGCTAG
- the pdxH gene encoding pyridoxamine 5'-phosphate oxidase, translating into MSANELTSGDFTESGEPFKLFAEWLKEAEASEPNDPNAVALATVDEAGLPNVRMVLLKGFDEGGFVFYTNFESQKGREILGQQKAAMCFHWKSLRRQVRLRGPVEIVSDAEADAYFKTRARGSRIGAWASKQSRPLESRFALEKAVAEYTARYAIGEIPRPPYWSGFRIRPTSIEFWKDQNFRLHDRIEFRRPSPVGAWEKVRMYP; encoded by the coding sequence ATGTCGGCAAACGAGTTAACAAGCGGTGACTTTACCGAAAGTGGCGAGCCCTTCAAGCTCTTTGCCGAATGGCTGAAGGAAGCGGAGGCCTCCGAACCGAACGATCCGAATGCCGTGGCGCTGGCAACGGTCGATGAGGCTGGTCTTCCCAATGTCCGCATGGTTCTCCTGAAGGGATTCGACGAAGGCGGTTTCGTCTTCTACACCAATTTCGAGAGCCAGAAAGGTCGCGAAATCTTGGGGCAGCAAAAGGCCGCCATGTGTTTCCACTGGAAAAGCCTGCGCCGTCAGGTGCGGCTCAGAGGGCCTGTCGAGATCGTGAGCGACGCAGAAGCCGACGCTTATTTCAAGACGCGGGCGCGCGGCAGCCGCATCGGCGCCTGGGCTTCCAAACAATCGCGTCCGCTCGAAAGCCGATTCGCGCTGGAGAAGGCGGTGGCGGAATATACCGCCCGCTACGCCATTGGCGAGATACCCCGGCCTCCCTATTGGTCGGGCTTCCGGATCCGGCCGACTTCGATCGAGTTCTGGAAAGATCAGAATTTCCGCCTGCATGACCGCATCGAATTCCGCCGTCCGTCGCCAGTCGGGGCGTGGGAAAAGGTGCGGATGTATCCGTGA
- a CDS encoding polysaccharide deacetylase family protein: MVKRAAIVAGLEASWLIAATGLMRQARGRGVIFTLHHVRPQVDQAFAPNAHLEITPHFLDAALRRLTRDGYRFVRLDQLPALLAEPEGGRPFAAFTLDDGYTNNIEYALPVFERHGAPFTVFVTKGFAEGSHSIWWETLAVLLRQAQEIRFDFGRGSERLALDGPQQQWVAFDRFAWYIHRFDEARGIAALDTLARENGIEPTDIARDLVMGPAQLQRLARHPLAALGAHTISHRALARLPEAEARIEMEVSADYIEAMTGIRPATIAYPYGTPEAASAREAALAGRLGFSVAVTTQPGLPAAGKTGYLPRMSLNGFYQKRRYVSALASGIPLKIMGR; the protein is encoded by the coding sequence CTGGTAAAACGCGCGGCGATCGTCGCCGGGCTCGAGGCGTCCTGGCTGATCGCTGCGACCGGCCTGATGCGGCAGGCGCGCGGGCGCGGGGTCATCTTCACGCTGCATCATGTCCGCCCCCAAGTAGACCAGGCCTTCGCGCCGAACGCACATCTTGAAATCACTCCGCATTTTCTCGATGCGGCGCTCAGGCGGCTGACGCGCGACGGCTATCGTTTCGTACGGCTCGACCAGCTGCCGGCGCTGTTGGCCGAGCCCGAGGGTGGCAGGCCGTTTGCGGCCTTTACGCTCGACGACGGCTACACCAACAATATCGAGTATGCGCTGCCGGTGTTCGAGCGGCATGGCGCGCCATTCACCGTGTTCGTCACCAAAGGTTTCGCTGAAGGCTCCCACAGCATCTGGTGGGAAACGCTCGCGGTCCTGTTGCGACAGGCACAGGAAATCCGTTTCGATTTCGGCCGTGGCAGCGAGCGGCTGGCGCTCGACGGCCCGCAGCAGCAATGGGTCGCCTTCGACCGCTTCGCCTGGTATATCCACCGCTTCGATGAGGCGCGGGGAATCGCCGCCCTCGACACGCTGGCGCGGGAAAACGGCATCGAGCCGACCGATATCGCGCGCGACCTGGTGATGGGGCCAGCGCAACTGCAGCGGCTCGCGCGACATCCGCTCGCAGCGCTTGGCGCTCATACGATCAGCCATCGCGCCCTTGCCCGCCTGCCGGAGGCCGAAGCGCGAATCGAAATGGAAGTTTCGGCCGACTACATCGAGGCGATGACCGGCATCCGTCCCGCCACGATCGCCTATCCCTACGGCACGCCGGAGGCTGCGAGCGCCCGCGAGGCAGCACTTGCCGGCCGGCTGGGCTTTTCGGTCGCCGTCACCACGCAGCCCGGGCTGCCGGCGGCAGGCAAGACCGGTTATCTCCCGCGCATGTCGCTGAATGGCTTCTATCAGAAGCGACGCTACGTCTCAGCGCTTGCCTCCGGCATTCCGCTGAAAATCATGGGCCGCTAG
- a CDS encoding D-alanyl-D-alanine carboxypeptidase family protein — protein sequence MRKLLAAVLTVTLAVSAPLAALAGSASLILDARTGKVLASENADTLNHPASLTKMMTLYLTFEALKRGKIAWDTPIKMSKYAAARPPTKLGVKAGGTITVREAVYGMIVKSANDAAAAMGEKLGGSESGFARMMTAKARQLGMSRTVFANASGLPNSSQVTTARDMSTLAVALMRNYPNEYRLFSMASFNFRGKTVRGHNNLMYRYQGMDGIKTGYTNASGFNLVSAVRDGNRRVVGVVLGGRTARSRDAKMEALLDRYLGRASSSGGARLMASVGAREPVEVASAADASDVPVPLNAPRPDEDLAAKSLAYADDAVVPLERPTAMDEILAAGKTVKTPAEKSDGTWQIQISAAPSADAARALLAQAQSEAGAPLLAASPHTEAVGQGANRIYRARFVGFASRDAAVSACDALKQRSYDCMLLPDHG from the coding sequence ATGAGAAAGCTTTTGGCGGCTGTTTTGACCGTGACGCTCGCCGTTTCGGCGCCGCTGGCGGCTCTTGCCGGCAGCGCCTCGCTGATCCTCGATGCCCGCACCGGCAAGGTCCTGGCGTCCGAAAACGCCGACACGCTGAACCATCCGGCCTCGCTGACGAAGATGATGACGCTCTATCTCACCTTTGAGGCGCTGAAACGCGGCAAGATCGCCTGGGATACGCCGATCAAAATGTCGAAATACGCGGCCGCCCGGCCGCCGACCAAGCTCGGCGTCAAGGCGGGCGGCACCATCACGGTGCGCGAGGCGGTCTATGGCATGATCGTCAAATCCGCCAATGATGCCGCTGCCGCCATGGGCGAGAAGCTCGGCGGTTCGGAGAGCGGCTTTGCCCGGATGATGACCGCCAAAGCCCGCCAGCTCGGCATGAGCCGCACCGTCTTCGCCAATGCATCGGGCCTGCCGAACAGCAGTCAGGTGACGACGGCGCGTGACATGTCGACGCTCGCCGTGGCGCTGATGAGGAATTATCCCAATGAATACCGGCTGTTCTCGATGGCAAGCTTCAATTTCCGCGGCAAGACTGTGCGCGGCCACAACAATCTCATGTACCGCTACCAGGGCATGGACGGCATCAAGACGGGATATACCAACGCCTCCGGCTTCAACCTCGTCAGCGCCGTCAGGGACGGCAACCGCCGCGTCGTCGGTGTCGTGCTCGGCGGTCGCACCGCCCGCAGCCGCGACGCCAAGATGGAAGCGCTGCTCGACCGCTATCTCGGCCGTGCCTCGTCATCAGGCGGCGCCAGGCTGATGGCGAGCGTCGGCGCCAGGGAGCCGGTCGAAGTCGCTTCCGCCGCCGATGCTTCCGATGTTCCGGTGCCGCTGAACGCACCGCGACCGGACGAAGATCTCGCAGCGAAGAGCCTGGCTTATGCCGACGACGCCGTCGTGCCGCTGGAACGCCCGACCGCCATGGACGAGATCCTCGCCGCCGGCAAGACCGTCAAGACTCCGGCCGAGAAATCCGACGGAACCTGGCAGATCCAGATATCGGCCGCGCCGAGCGCCGATGCGGCGCGTGCGCTTCTCGCCCAGGCGCAGTCGGAGGCCGGAGCACCGCTCCTTGCCGCTTCGCCCCATACCGAAGCGGTCGGCCAGGGGGCGAACAGGATCTATCGCGCCCGCTTCGTCGGTTTCGCCAGCAGGGACGCCGCCGTCTCCGCGTGCGATGCGCTGAAGCAGCGTTCCTATGACTGCATGCTGCTGCCCGATCACGGCTGA
- a CDS encoding MazG nucleotide pyrophosphohydrolase domain-containing protein translates to MLRRLAEQFEISSSVHVAANNIERDADWYLLKLQEEMGELTQAWNRLTGRGRAKGRSPEDMQRDLADETADVLGHLLLFARHNDLDLAAAIERKWRFQPQSR, encoded by the coding sequence ATGTTGCGCCGTCTTGCCGAACAGTTCGAAATCTCATCCTCTGTCCATGTCGCTGCCAACAACATCGAACGCGACGCCGACTGGTACCTGCTGAAGCTCCAGGAAGAAATGGGTGAGTTGACTCAGGCATGGAACCGCCTGACCGGCCGCGGCCGTGCGAAGGGCCGCTCTCCTGAAGACATGCAGCGGGATTTGGCCGATGAGACCGCCGATGTTCTCGGCCATCTTCTGCTGTTTGCCCGCCACAATGACCTAGACCTTGCCGCGGCGATCGAAAGGAAGTGGCGGTTTCAGCCGCAGAGCAGGTAA
- a CDS encoding inorganic phosphate transporter, whose amino-acid sequence MDAALAFPLLIGLIGVALLFDFLNGLHDAANSIATIVSTRVLRPQYAVFWAAFFNFIAFLFFGLHVAETLGTGIIDPAIVTPQVIFAALMGAIVWNVVTWIFGIPSSSSHALVGGLVGAGLAKTGLSSIVWSGLLKTAGAIVMSPMIGFLLALFLVLAVTWTFVRQTPFAVDRSFRFLQFVSASLYSLGHGGNDAQKTMGIIAVLLYSQGYLGGSFHVPFWVVISCQAAMALGTLFGGWRIVHTMGSKITRLNPMQGFCAETGGALTLFGATWLGIPVSTTHTITGAIIGVGAARRLSAVRWGLAGNIVVAWIVTLPAAALISAISFWLVTLLSQIF is encoded by the coding sequence ATGGATGCCGCCCTCGCCTTCCCGCTCCTCATCGGCCTTATCGGCGTCGCCCTGCTCTTCGATTTTCTCAACGGCCTGCATGATGCGGCGAATTCGATCGCGACAATCGTCTCGACACGAGTTCTGAGGCCGCAATATGCGGTCTTCTGGGCGGCCTTTTTCAATTTCATTGCCTTCCTGTTCTTCGGGCTCCATGTGGCGGAGACGCTTGGAACCGGTATCATCGATCCGGCGATCGTCACGCCGCAAGTGATTTTCGCGGCCCTGATGGGCGCTATCGTCTGGAACGTCGTGACCTGGATCTTCGGCATTCCCTCCAGTTCCTCGCATGCGCTGGTCGGCGGCCTGGTCGGCGCGGGACTTGCCAAAACCGGGTTGAGCTCGATTGTCTGGAGCGGTCTTCTGAAAACCGCCGGCGCAATCGTCATGTCGCCGATGATCGGCTTCCTTTTAGCCCTGTTCCTCGTCCTGGCGGTCACCTGGACCTTCGTCCGGCAGACGCCCTTCGCCGTCGACCGATCGTTTCGCTTCCTGCAATTCGTGTCGGCGTCGCTCTATTCGCTCGGCCATGGCGGCAATGACGCCCAGAAGACCATGGGCATCATTGCGGTGCTTCTCTATTCGCAGGGCTATCTCGGCGGCAGCTTTCATGTGCCGTTCTGGGTGGTGATTTCGTGCCAGGCTGCGATGGCGCTCGGCACCTTGTTCGGCGGGTGGCGCATCGTCCATACGATGGGGTCGAAGATCACCAGGCTGAACCCAATGCAAGGCTTCTGCGCCGAAACGGGCGGCGCCTTGACCCTCTTCGGCGCCACATGGCTCGGCATCCCCGTTTCCACCACCCACACCATTACCGGGGCCATCATCGGCGTCGGCGCCGCAAGACGCCTATCCGCCGTGCGATGGGGGCTCGCCGGCAACATCGTGGTCGCGTGGATTGTCACCCTTCCGGCTGCGGCGTTGATTTCGGCGATTTCATTTTGGCTTGTGACGCTGTTGAGCCAAATTTTCTAA
- a CDS encoding DUF47 domain-containing protein, giving the protein MLGWFRKLMPREDRFFVLFEQHSRTIVEAAQALDRLLSGTEIEHQCEKIVRLEDQADDITREVMQAVRRSFITPFDRGDIKDLIQSMDDAIDMMHKTVKTIRLFEQTSFDPGMREMGKIVVEAANLIAEAIPLLNRINANAPRLSAIVEQVTRVEGRSDELHEHGLKDLFRRHGSNNPMGYLIGSEIYGELEKVVDRFEDVANEISGIVIENV; this is encoded by the coding sequence ATGCTTGGTTGGTTTCGAAAGTTGATGCCGCGCGAAGACCGGTTCTTTGTACTCTTCGAACAGCATTCGAGAACGATCGTCGAAGCCGCGCAAGCCTTGGACCGGCTGTTGTCGGGCACCGAGATCGAGCATCAATGCGAGAAGATCGTGCGGTTGGAAGACCAGGCCGACGATATTACGCGCGAAGTCATGCAGGCCGTCCGGCGAAGCTTCATCACGCCTTTCGATCGTGGAGACATCAAGGATCTCATTCAATCCATGGATGATGCGATCGACATGATGCACAAGACCGTCAAGACCATCCGCCTCTTCGAGCAGACCAGCTTCGATCCGGGCATGCGCGAGATGGGCAAGATCGTCGTCGAGGCCGCCAACCTCATTGCCGAGGCCATTCCGCTGCTCAATCGCATAAATGCCAATGCTCCGCGTCTTTCGGCAATCGTCGAGCAGGTGACCCGCGTGGAGGGCCGCTCCGACGAACTGCACGAGCATGGCCTCAAGGATCTGTTTCGCCGGCATGGCTCGAATAATCCGATGGGCTATTTGATCGGCAGCGAGATCTATGGCGAGCTGGAAAAGGTGGTCGACCGATTCGAGGACGTCGCCAACGAGATCAGCGGCATCGTGATCGAGAATGTCTGA
- a CDS encoding GNAT family N-acetyltransferase codes for MAEIEIRPFADGDADDVLSVILPIQREEFGIDISADAQPDLRVIPDFYQSGKGQFWVAVKDGAIVGTLGLKDIGNRQAALRKMFVAAEVRGSEHGVAARLLERMFAHARAVGLADIFLGTTDKFVAAHRFYEKNGFTEIAKNALPRSFPLMAVDSKFYRYRVG; via the coding sequence ATGGCGGAGATCGAAATCAGACCCTTTGCCGATGGCGACGCCGATGACGTGCTTTCGGTGATCCTGCCGATCCAGCGCGAGGAGTTCGGCATCGACATATCAGCCGATGCGCAGCCGGATCTCAGGGTCATTCCGGATTTCTACCAGTCCGGCAAAGGCCAGTTCTGGGTTGCCGTCAAGGACGGCGCCATCGTCGGCACGCTCGGGCTGAAGGATATCGGCAACAGGCAGGCGGCGCTGCGCAAAATGTTTGTCGCCGCCGAAGTCCGCGGCAGCGAGCATGGGGTGGCGGCACGGCTTCTCGAGCGGATGTTCGCCCATGCCAGGGCGGTCGGCCTCGCCGACATCTTTCTCGGGACGACCGACAAATTCGTCGCCGCCCATCGCTTCTACGAAAAGAACGGCTTTACCGAGATCGCCAAGAACGCCCTGCCCCGCTCCTTCCCGCTGATGGCGGTGGACAGCAAGTTCTACCGGTACAGGGTCGGCTGA
- the tldD gene encoding metalloprotease TldD — protein MTTDLLTLFDADEATMRGLVAEALTGADDGELFIEHAQAEALTFDNGRLKGGSFNTEQGFGLRAVAGEAVGYAHAGDLSVAALKRAADAVGAVTRGYSGTYAAAPQGTNKKFYGDQNPIGQPSFEEKVKVLQDIDAYLRGKNDKVRQVTASVAASWQVVDILRADGHRVRDIRPMTRINISVVVGEGERQESGSYGSGGRIGFGDFIAEGSWQYGADEALRQALVNLEAIDAPAGTMDVVLGSGWPGVMLHEAVGHGLEGDFNRKKTSAFAGLLGQVVAAPGVTVVDDGTIDNRRGSITIDDEGTPSGYNVLIENGKLVGYMQDRQNARLMGMAPTGNGRRQGYAHVPMPRMTNTYMLGGDKTPDEIIASVKKGIYAVSFGGGQVDITSGKFVFGCTEAYLIENGKIGAPIKGAMLIGNGPDAMKRVSMIGNDMKLDTGIGNCGKAGQWVPVGVGQPHLRMDQVTVGGTQT, from the coding sequence ATGACCACCGATCTCCTGACGCTTTTCGACGCCGACGAAGCCACGATGCGCGGCCTCGTCGCCGAGGCCCTCACCGGCGCCGATGACGGCGAGCTGTTCATCGAGCATGCGCAGGCCGAAGCGCTGACTTTCGATAATGGCCGGCTGAAGGGCGGCAGCTTCAACACCGAACAGGGCTTCGGGCTTCGTGCCGTTGCCGGCGAAGCTGTGGGTTATGCCCATGCCGGCGATCTTTCGGTGGCGGCGCTGAAACGGGCGGCCGATGCGGTGGGCGCGGTGACGCGCGGCTATTCCGGCACCTATGCCGCCGCTCCCCAGGGCACCAACAAGAAATTCTACGGCGACCAGAACCCGATCGGCCAGCCGAGCTTCGAGGAGAAGGTCAAGGTCCTGCAGGACATAGACGCCTATCTCAGGGGCAAGAACGACAAGGTTCGGCAGGTGACGGCCTCGGTCGCAGCGAGCTGGCAGGTCGTCGACATCCTGCGCGCCGACGGCCATCGCGTGCGCGACATCCGGCCGATGACGCGTATCAACATCTCCGTCGTGGTCGGCGAAGGCGAGCGGCAGGAGAGCGGGTCCTACGGCAGCGGCGGGCGCATTGGCTTCGGCGATTTCATTGCCGAGGGCAGCTGGCAGTACGGCGCCGACGAAGCGCTGCGCCAGGCGCTCGTCAACCTGGAGGCGATCGACGCGCCGGCGGGCACGATGGATGTCGTTCTTGGTTCCGGCTGGCCGGGCGTGATGCTGCACGAGGCGGTTGGTCACGGGCTGGAGGGCGATTTCAACCGCAAGAAAACGTCGGCCTTTGCCGGCCTTCTCGGCCAGGTCGTCGCTGCGCCCGGCGTTACCGTCGTCGACGACGGCACGATCGACAACCGCCGCGGCTCGATCACCATCGACGATGAGGGCACGCCGTCCGGCTATAACGTGCTGATCGAGAACGGCAAGCTCGTCGGCTATATGCAGGATCGGCAGAATGCCAGGCTGATGGGCATGGCGCCCACGGGCAACGGCCGCCGTCAGGGCTATGCCCATGTGCCGATGCCGCGCATGACCAACACCTATATGCTCGGCGGCGACAAGACGCCTGATGAAATCATCGCCTCGGTGAAGAAGGGCATCTATGCCGTCTCCTTCGGCGGCGGCCAGGTCGACATCACCTCGGGCAAGTTCGTTTTCGGCTGCACCGAGGCCTATCTGATCGAGAACGGCAAGATCGGCGCGCCCATCAAGGGCGCCATGCTGATCGGCAACGGGCCGGACGCGATGAAGCGGGTGTCGATGATCGGCAACGACATGAAGCTCGACACCGGCATCGGCAATTGCGGCAAGGCCGGCCAGTGGGTGCCGGTCGGCGTCGGTCAGCCGCATCTGCGCATGGATCAGGTGACGGTCGGCGGCACGCAGACCTGA
- a CDS encoding peroxiredoxin-like family protein encodes MSTRYVDHPLQPGDRVPNVVFDAISREGKIALDDFRGRSPLLIGLFRGLHCPFCRRHVAAMAYLNPMLREQGVQSLAVVNTPVERARLYFRYHPMPDLLAASDPVRASHQAFGLHEVGIDTLMAIRFTLPGELPEPVGVRAMTEFLNKKEGYQITEADQQMMTADQGQLVGQFLIDREGIVRWSFTEVLKAGLQTFTAPNSEELMSAASQVAH; translated from the coding sequence ATGTCCACGCGCTATGTCGACCATCCGCTGCAACCGGGCGACCGGGTCCCGAACGTTGTGTTTGATGCGATCTCGCGCGAGGGGAAGATCGCGCTTGATGATTTTCGCGGCCGCAGTCCATTGTTGATCGGTTTGTTTCGAGGCCTGCATTGTCCGTTCTGCCGCCGCCATGTCGCGGCCATGGCATATCTCAACCCGATGCTGCGTGAGCAGGGCGTCCAATCCCTGGCGGTGGTAAACACCCCGGTCGAACGCGCGCGCCTGTATTTCCGTTACCATCCGATGCCCGATCTTCTTGCTGCTTCCGACCCGGTACGGGCTTCGCACCAAGCCTTCGGTTTACACGAGGTCGGGATCGACACGCTCATGGCGATACGGTTCACTCTTCCGGGCGAGTTGCCCGAGCCTGTGGGCGTGAGGGCAATGACCGAATTTCTCAACAAGAAGGAAGGATATCAAATTACGGAAGCCGATCAGCAGATGATGACCGCCGACCAGGGGCAGCTTGTCGGTCAGTTTCTGATCGACCGGGAGGGCATCGTACGGTGGAGCTTCACTGAAGTTCTGAAGGCTGGGCTCCAAACATTCACGGCACCGAATTCCGAGGAGTTGATGTCGGCAGCCTCGCAAGTCGCACATTAA
- a CDS encoding YeeE/YedE thiosulfate transporter family protein → MNVLSLSTVATGAGLWLATAMIGGLSFVLGFAMNHGSICTVIATTELIEQKRPARFVALVECALWAAIGYTVLGASPTMQDVWAPVIYLAAAACVFGVGIYVNGACIFGSVGHFGNGDIDFGFTFLGVFAVLCFAFLIGGDVNQMPVSAAPPIGLQLLILALAALLVVRFSVFNSGKNFQRLTLAMCAIGMTSAVISVLAPRFSITTTIGSILSIPVAGILIFICMFGGSLVSARLRNRRFVLKRPTRLDIIRRMLGGLLMGLGAVLIPGGNDTLLLVGFPMGAWQAVLAYLLIVATLALLIARFGSAARSWS, encoded by the coding sequence GTGAACGTCTTGTCCTTGAGCACTGTCGCCACGGGTGCCGGGCTTTGGCTGGCAACAGCAATGATCGGGGGACTAAGTTTCGTGCTTGGCTTCGCGATGAACCATGGGTCGATTTGTACCGTCATTGCGACCACAGAGCTCATTGAACAGAAGAGGCCGGCCCGGTTTGTGGCCCTGGTCGAATGCGCGCTGTGGGCTGCGATCGGCTACACAGTTCTCGGGGCGTCGCCGACAATGCAGGATGTCTGGGCACCTGTGATCTACTTGGCTGCCGCAGCGTGCGTATTCGGGGTCGGCATCTATGTGAACGGCGCCTGCATCTTTGGCTCGGTGGGGCATTTCGGGAATGGCGATATCGACTTCGGTTTTACGTTTCTCGGGGTATTCGCGGTTCTCTGCTTCGCATTCCTGATCGGTGGCGATGTAAATCAAATGCCCGTCAGCGCAGCGCCACCGATTGGCCTGCAACTGTTGATCCTTGCGTTGGCGGCGTTGCTGGTGGTGAGATTTTCCGTCTTCAATTCCGGGAAGAACTTCCAACGGCTGACCTTGGCGATGTGCGCCATCGGCATGACATCGGCGGTAATTTCAGTCTTGGCTCCGCGCTTTTCGATTACGACGACGATTGGGTCAATTCTCTCGATCCCCGTCGCCGGCATCCTGATTTTCATCTGCATGTTCGGCGGCAGCCTAGTCTCAGCGCGCCTGCGGAATCGTCGCTTCGTCCTGAAACGTCCCACCAGGCTCGACATTATCAGGCGAATGCTCGGCGGCCTTCTCATGGGGCTAGGCGCGGTCCTGATTCCGGGAGGCAATGATACGCTGCTGCTGGTTGGCTTTCCCATGGGCGCATGGCAGGCCGTGCTGGCCTACCTCCTGATCGTCGCCACACTCGCCCTGCTGATCGCAAGATTTGGCTCTGCGGCAAGGTCGTGGTCTTAG
- the msrA gene encoding peptide-methionine (S)-S-oxide reductase MsrA has protein sequence MISRAVLAGGCFWGMQDLIRKLPGVIETRVGYSGGDVPNATYRNHGTHAESIEIIFDPKIISYRQILEFFFQIHDPTTKNRQGNDIGLSYRSAIYYVDDEQKRIAEDTIADVNASGIWPGKAVTEVEPVGDFWEAEPEHQDYLARYPNGYTCHFPRPNWVLPRRSAAQ, from the coding sequence ATGATCAGCAGAGCTGTTTTGGCCGGTGGCTGTTTCTGGGGAATGCAAGACCTGATCCGCAAACTTCCCGGCGTCATCGAGACCCGTGTGGGCTACAGCGGCGGTGACGTCCCGAACGCCACCTACCGCAATCACGGGACCCACGCCGAGAGCATCGAGATCATCTTCGATCCTAAAATCATCAGCTACAGGCAGATCCTGGAGTTCTTCTTCCAGATCCACGATCCAACGACAAAAAACCGGCAGGGCAACGACATCGGCCTCTCCTATCGTTCGGCGATTTACTACGTCGACGACGAACAGAAGCGAATAGCCGAAGACACCATTGCCGACGTCAACGCTTCCGGCATCTGGCCGGGCAAAGCGGTGACCGAGGTGGAGCCAGTGGGGGACTTCTGGGAGGCCGAACCGGAGCACCAGGACTACTTGGCGCGCTACCCCAACGGCTACACCTGCCATTTTCCACGCCCCAATTGGGTGCTACCCCGTAGATCAGCGGCCCAATAG
- the msrB gene encoding peptide-methionine (R)-S-oxide reductase MsrB, with amino-acid sequence MAYAKTDEAIGKLTPEQYRVTQQNGTERPFTGEYNDNKRPGIYVDIVSGEPLFASSDKFDSGCGWPSFTKPIVPANVRELRDGSHGMIRTEVRSEHGDSHLGHVFTDGPRDRGGLRYCINSAALRFIPREHMAAQGYGAFIEQVEDI; translated from the coding sequence ATGGCCTACGCAAAGACCGACGAGGCAATCGGAAAGCTGACGCCCGAGCAGTATCGAGTAACGCAGCAGAATGGCACCGAGCGCCCCTTCACGGGAGAGTATAACGACAACAAGCGGCCGGGGATCTATGTCGATATCGTATCCGGCGAACCGCTATTCGCCTCGTCCGACAAGTTCGATTCTGGTTGTGGATGGCCAAGTTTCACCAAACCGATCGTGCCGGCGAATGTGCGGGAGCTACGGGACGGCTCGCACGGCATGATTCGCACCGAGGTGCGCTCCGAGCATGGCGACAGCCATCTGGGCCACGTGTTTACGGACGGCCCGCGCGACCGGGGCGGCCTCAGGTATTGCATCAATTCCGCGGCATTACGTTTCATCCCCCGTGAGCACATGGCGGCGCAGGGCTACGGGGCGTTCATCGAACAAGTGGAGGATATCTGA
- a CDS encoding carboxymuconolactone decarboxylase family protein, translated as MSKRLDYNQIAPAGAKALGGIYGYVSQSGLSPTLVELVYLRVSQINNCAFCLDMHTRTLLKKGEKIEKIALLQAWAEAGELFDARERAALAWAETVTRVAETGVPDEAYGKARAVFDERELVDLTIAISLMNSYNRMAISFRNTPQAALEP; from the coding sequence ATGAGCAAGCGCCTTGATTACAACCAGATCGCACCAGCCGGCGCCAAGGCCCTTGGCGGGATCTACGGATACGTCTCGCAGAGCGGCCTTTCCCCGACGCTGGTCGAACTGGTCTATCTTCGCGTTTCCCAGATCAACAACTGCGCCTTCTGTCTGGACATGCACACACGCACCTTGCTGAAAAAGGGCGAGAAGATTGAAAAGATTGCCCTGCTGCAAGCCTGGGCGGAAGCCGGCGAACTCTTCGATGCGCGTGAACGGGCCGCTCTCGCCTGGGCGGAGACGGTGACGCGCGTGGCAGAGACCGGCGTACCGGATGAGGCCTACGGGAAAGCCAGAGCCGTGTTCGACGAACGGGAGCTTGTTGACTTAACAATCGCGATCAGCCTGATGAACAGCTACAATCGCATGGCCATCAGCTTTCGCAACACGCCGCAGGCTGCGCTTGAGCCATAG